Below is a window of Ovis aries strain OAR_USU_Benz2616 breed Rambouillet chromosome 20, ARS-UI_Ramb_v3.0, whole genome shotgun sequence DNA.
aggagcctgtgggctacagtccatggggtcacaaagagttgggacacgactgaagcaactgagcatccaGCATCTCACAGCCTAGCATGTTAAGTCTCAGTAGTTCAGACAACAGCTAATTTACTGCTGAGCTTGACAGAACAGCTCATGCAGGATTCTAGGTTTTAGGTCATCTGTCTCATCAAGGAAGCCAATTGCTATCTTTATGGAAGACTTGACAGTTGTGAATTTTTACTGAGAACAGTGGGGAAACTGATAACTAGGTACTTGCCCCACAGCCCACTGTCAGAAAGCTATCTGACaacttattaaaataaaagctcATCTACAATTACCCAACATGCTACAGGAAGGAAAATTTCAACACATATGTGAACAAGCTGTACCACATTCGGAACTGGATGGCAAATTGAAATAAATTGTGCAAACATATTCTCTAATCTTACAAACTTGAAAgtgcttcccctgtggctcccTCCTGAATTTGTTTCTCAGGATAGCAGCCCCCCCCTGTAAGGAACCTTTCACCTTCTGCCACAAAGGCCCCAGAGAAAGCTAATGTAGGTGATAAGGCTACAAGTTGCCAATCATGTGTAAAAACCACATCTCCTCCTCGAAGGGGGCTCCTGACTACACAATGTAGGAAACAGCCCAGCTATAGCTATTCTTATTTCTTCTCCTGTAAAACCACCCTGGAGGGCGGGGTGGGCGTCAAATCATCACACCTCTTCTCCAGCTCACTAACCATCAGCTGACAAGGTTAATCCTTTGGCCAACAGGAAATGAAcaattgagttttttaaaaaactgcttgaATTGGAAAACAAATGTCTCCATAACTTTAAGCGAAAGGTTACTTTAGATGAGACACTACAAGAAACTGGGCaggtcacattttattttttgtctaacGAAGATAAATGTCGAGCTAAAATTAGAGACAGGATTATTTAAAATACTGGTTTTGTTTTCTACTAATAACTGAGAAGATTGCAAAATCTTCTTGTCAACACAATGAAGTAATCACCCTCCTCTATGGTCTGACGTGAAGTGATGACCAGTAAGTTCCCTTCAAGTAGTCAACAGACTGCCAGCCAGTTAAGAACAAGAGTTGGCCTTTTAGTACTTTTACTTTCAAGGactagaagaatggataaactgaGATTTCTTAAGCCTTAGGGTGCTTCTGAAATCAGTTTTCAGTGCTGTGATTCagcactgttgttgctgtttggtccatcagtcatgtctgactctgtgaccccatggactgtagcccacaaggctcacctgtccatggcattctccaggcaagaagactagagtgggttgccctttctttctccaggggaccttccccacccaggaatccgacccgcctctcctgcattggcaggcagattttttaccattgagccaccataatgtgctttaaaaattacagaaCAATTCTTCTTACACTCATTCAAGTCCTTCAACTATAGTTCGGTCACAGAGTCAATAAATTCCAACTGCTTCCAATATCtgatgaaatgaaaacagaatataaGAACCCCAACAATGACACCTAACACCCATCCAAAATCCGGGAAGCCTAAGATGAATCTGCTGAATGTTATCATTAATATGAATACTGACACcttacagatctcatgaatagtGTTGCCCTATGCTATGAATGTACTCGTTATGTCCCAACCACACGTGAATAAAacgctttaaaaaatagttcccaTCTGGTTATCAGAAGAAAGATGATAGGATACAGTCTAATAACTATCATTCCATACATACTGAATACACATACatgtcccccccccccgcccccgcccaacTTACTTGGATGAAACTAGGGTAAAATTCTACCTTGCACATTAAAGTCAGATGGTCAACTCTGGAAATAGTCTAGAAAGCACTGACCCCCACTGAACAGGTGGCAAAAAGGATATCTTTGATTCTCTGAATCCTCGGTTAACAGTTTGAGGTCCAGGGTGCAGCTTTGGATCAGTTCATCTAatttcttctcttcctgactGAGCTCGGTCACTTCTTTTGACAGGCCTTGACACTGGGCCAGCATGCCCCCGTCCTCAGATAGACTGCAGCCCCTGGAAATCCAAACACAGACTCTGCCTGGCTGTTCAACGGGCCAAaagggtggggggggcgggggggtaggggtggggcagTGAAAGGTAGGGCTGGGAGAAATGGTCCTTCGGGTAAATGTCCCCTCTTGATGTAGGAGGTCACATTGCTTGTTAGCCAAGTGTTAAAATTAGAAcgtttatacatttttttaatacatacaGTCCTTCACTTTTCACACCATAGAAATTAAGTGAAGAAACACTGCTATTTTCAGGTTTCTTTCCTCCGTAGGAGGCCTGTTTCTTTAGAAGACTCAAATTCAAAGGGCAGAAGGAGGCAGCTCTTCTTCCTGCCACGTGCCTCCCAGCGGGGAAAAAgaaatggggaggggggtgtggggggaaggaaagaaacagtaagGTAGAGAGACTGGAAGGAAAAGATGGAATCGTTCAAAAATTCAACCAAACATCATCCCAAAAAAGCATGAAAAACCTAGGTAATTTCTGAGGGTCTTATATCAAcaactaaaaaggaaaaggaggttaAGGAAACACAGATGTGCTGGATGCAAGAACAAAGACCAATCCCCAACAGGTCTGTCTCAACCACTAGCTAAAATGGGTTGCTGAATCGTCACAAAATTCCAAAAAGTTCAAGAAAACTACCtgtttgttttattatgtttGAAGCAGTATTTTTTCAAAGTCAACCCATAACAGACTAATTCCCTCTAATAAGGCTTTGGAAGTTGCTTCTCAAATACTGGGTGTTCAGATTCTCTGTCCGTAATTCACAAATGATGTGATCACACATTTAATCATGCACGTGGGTGTGTAGGTGACAAGTATTATCATCTCGGCTTTCCAGAAGGAACCAAGGCATTTGTCTTGACTTAATTTACACAGAAAGTGAGTTAATCCGCAGTGAGAACCATGGATAAAGATACTGTGTATATACACGTATGCGTTCATACACAGCCATAGACAGTTTCTAAATTCCTATTAGAGACAAGCCAGAGGCCTGTGTAAGCATCTATTAGATTACATGGGAGCACACATGCTGATATGAGGGTGACAGTCGGACAGCAAGTTACTGTACATCTGCAGGGCCCTATTTAATCCCAGGATCCCCTTGCTTGAGGCTGATTGAATATAAATCCTTTTATCTACAATACCATCTAAACAGAAGGTCTCTTTGTAAAGAGACTTTGAACTTCTGGCTAAGGAactgaggagagagaagagagtagcaggaaaaaaaggaatgaagtgtgGGCATGAGTGTGAAAGCTGGGGCTGGGAGAAACCCCGCTGCAGTTTGCAAggaaccccacccccaacccagccCAGAGCCAGCAAACTGGGGGTGGTGGAGGTGACCCATACTCACATCCACTGCACGTTATTTTTAGACTTCTTCTTAATGAGGTGGATGCCTTCCAGGACATTGGTGATGTCATAAATCCTTCTCTTTTGCACCTTCAGCACCTCTGCTGCCTTGTTCAAATCCAAGACCCCATCAGGTGATTGGCTCAGTAGCTGAATGAACTTCTTGGTGAGCAGACCAAGGGATGTATCATACCGTGTTTTTTCTGAGGGAGATTTTGGagcttaaagaaaaacaaaaaccaagcgGGTAGGGGGGATAGGGGGAAAGGTAAAGAAATGAAGGGTTTCTTTGCAGTCAAGCAAGCCCCTTCTCCCCCAGCAGCCCAGGTATTAGCGTCAGAAGCAAAGCTGTTGTTGCTGATGTTTTTGGTGAGTCATAGAAAGCTATGAACTGCTTTATTAGAAAAGGAAGGGATAGAATAAAAATTCCTGTTTGATGAAAGTGTTTCACTGTGAATTTCTCAGTAGTTTTTATTTTGACTTATCTTACTCTCTGGGACTAGTGAAGTATCTCACAGATGGTAGGTGTTCAAaactatctgttgaatgaatgaaaagtgcTGTAGCCTCATGGAATCAGCACACATGGAGCCTAACTCAATGGGTTCAGACTGTGAACCTCTCAGCTTTTGATGACAGACCCAGCCTAACTGGCTTTTCAGACTCCTTTATCTGTTTGTATATAACTTGTTCACCAACTTTTCAAATAATGTAGATGAAGAATGCCTAGGAAAGTCTGTCAATCCCATCTCCCCATCCCTCTGGTATGAAATATCCCCATTTAATATTGTATTTACTCTCTTATAGGTATATAGGTCAAGGGTTTAACTGAATAGGACACACAATTTGTGGACTCCCTAATTCATAAACTACAGGTTAGAAGAAGATGAAGTCTAATTTAGCCTCCACATTAAATGCCAGAGACATAAAGGACAATTTAGCTATTGACAACCTCCTTTTCTCTCAAAGAAACAAGGATCGTGttgatggaaatgcaaactagcTGTAATTCACTGGTCTCCATCAATTCTTATGCTGCCATATGCTGAGCTAGAGATTTAGGCCAATGGAGGTAACACCTAATGCCCAGCTAGCCTTGGTCCCTCAAGTAAGGTCCATGAAGGCAAGTTAAAGTTAGATTTGACTACAGAATGGTACCAAAGAGTTTACACTCTGAGTTGAAAAATCAAACTGCTCACATCAACAGAGGCCTCCCCTGAAGTCAGCATACAGGTAACAGGACTCACTCTGTAAACTTTTCACTGGGTGTCTGcagacatatttatttttttggacaggcaaagacagaaatgaaaaagaaccaaacaTGCCAAAATTGTCCACACCGCGGCGTCCCTTCAGCCACGAGCTCTTAAAGTTGGGAAGCTCACACctgggggagggagagacgaCAGAATCCTTACTTTTTGGGCTGTCTGGACTCCGGAGTGCCGCTCTTCCTTTGCCCTTGGGGGTTTTTAAACCATCTGAGAGGTACTGCTGGCCGCTTTCTCCTAGCTCCAGCCTGCGCTTTGCCTAGAATAAGAGAGTACAGTTGTTGGTCGCGGGTCATGTGGACGATCACAAGTGAGGCTGCGGCCTGGCTCCTGCCAAACGCAGCAGGCTTGCATCAGCCCTACCCTGGCCCCCTCGGCCTCCTCTGGGTCTCAGGTCCCTCCAGCCTGGGCTGCCTGGAACCCTCCAAGGTGGGGCTCTCGCCTCCTGTGCACAGATGGACAAATCCAATGATCCTTCAGGCTTAGGCTCTGCAGCCACTTTGTTCACTTACTCATGGATTCCACACACGTGCCAGGCATGGGGCTGGAGACTAAGAACACCACAGGCACCGTGGAACTTTAATTCACTTTCCCCCAGCAAACCCTGGCTGCTACCTTCATCTCTGACCTGGACTGAACCCCCTTCCATGTGATCCCCAAACACTCTACGTTTGTTGGTATCATAACACTTGCTGGATGTGAGTTATTTTACTTAtctgtttctcatttcctttaagGCAGGGACTGTTTCCCATTTATCTTTGCATACCTAGGGCTTGGCACAGAGCCTGGGTTTCTGTAGGTATTCAAtcacacacacagtctctctctctatatatacatatattgatatATTCAATGAAAGAAAGAGTGATTGAACAGGAACACAACTAGTCACAGACTACAAATGGTCATTCATCAGAATAAAAAAATACCACAAACACTCCATCTTGGGCTTCCACTAGGATTACTTTCTGCATTTTGTTATCAACATGGGCAAACGAGAAGTTCTCGCCCAACTTTTTCATctgattttcactttaaaaatatccacTTTCTGTCTTCTGTGTACTGGGCTCTGGGCTTAGGGAACAGAGCTAAGCAAGACAGATAAAGAGTCCCTTAGTTCCTACTGTGTAGAGACCAGGAGAGAAGCCAGATAATTAAGTAAGTAACTGCTGACTGCACGGGTGTGAAGGGCATTCAGACAGGGGTGGTACCAGCGAGACACCCACGTGGCAATGTGCATTTAGGCTCATTTCAGGGCGGATTCTTCTAACGAGGAGATTCACAATTTCAAAATAACTCCCCATGACGTAGACACTGAAGTAACAACTTATCAGCTGATGACACATATCCAGCTTCTCTATGGAAAAGTTATCAGCTAAATTCACTCTGTTCACTACAGTGGCCATGAGCCACAGGAGGCTCATGTGAACGGACATGTGCTGTCCATGTAAGACACATGCTGGATTTCAAAAACTAAGGGTAAAAGAGCTcatgaatcatttttttaatattgattacatgttaaaATGGTGCTGTTTTGGCTTGATTAAATAAGATACTACTAAAGTGGTCATTTTATCTATTTCCAttatctaaacacacacacacacacatatctttttATTGTGTGGCCTGCGTTTGTGGCACACATTATCTTTCCACTGAGCAGTGCTGAGCTAAACATcatccactccaaaggctcagaaaTGACAATTAGCAAATTAACTTTGTGTGTGTACTAAGcagcttcagtcgtatccaactctatatgaccctatggactagcaaagcccgccaggctcctctgtccatgggattctccaggcaagaataccggagtgaattgccgtgacctcctccaggggatcttcccgactcagggactgaccCTCCCCTgtctcatgcctcctgcattggcaggcgggttctttattaCCActtgccccacctgggaagcatgtcACCATCTGCTCCCAAATAGTCCGTCAAGTCCTTGTATGGGCCTGTTGCTTTGGCTGGCCCAGCGAACGTTCCTTCTTCATCAGGCAAGTTCCCTGATTGTTCTTTGGAGAGCATCTCTTCCCAGAGACAGGTGTATCCGTGCACACAGGTGACCCTGACCGGGCTTGTCTTTCTTtcattcctccctctcccccacagtGATTGAATCAGATGACCTAGAATCAAAGTTGGGTGAACAAGGCAACCCAAGGAAGTTTTCTGGAACTGCTAGGAAGGGGTGTGGCTTGTTAGTAAGGTTAAGCTGTTAGCCAGAAATGGCCTGAAAATGAGGCCTCCCCAGGGGAAAGCGGAGTGAGGAAAAGGAGAGATGGGAGTCTGAGGCCATCCTTCAGAACTCTGGGTAAGGTCATGAAGTTGGTCTTCCCCAGACTTTTCAGTTACACTAGCCAATAAagcctctttttttcctcagagCACTTTGAGCTCCTGAAGGTGTGCTGAGGACCTTCTGAAGGACCGACCTCCTGAAGGAAGGTGAGGTGGGCAGAGCAAGAGCCTGTGGAAATGGCTGAGTCACGACGGGCTCCAATGCAATGTGGAGCTGGCATGCATCGCTGGAGAGGGGCAGGGTGTGGTGGCCACTTCTTGTGGTCTTCAGGAAATTATTACTGGGAGAGACAAGCTTCATTTGAGGCTTACctaaaagtagagaaagaaaaaagctctACAGCTCTGCTCTAGAGATGCTTTCTCTCTGTAAAAAGGAACCCAAGAACTTAAGAGAGCTGTATTCTCTGCCCCGGCTAGCGCCCATAGAAGGAAAGTAAAATGGGAAAAGAGCTTGGGATCCTAAACTCGTGCACCCTACAGGTTGCATCCTCCTGACCCCTCAATAAAGAACCATCTGCTGGCCAGCAGCCCGGGGACAAACTCGTTTTTGCTTCCCCACCCTAGGCTGTTGTTTCTAACTGCTCTAAGGCTAAGGTCTGTGGAAGCAGTAGGCTGCAGGCTGGGGGAAATTCTGAGATCTGTTGCTAAGAAATTCAGATTCAACTTCAAGGACCAGAACTAGccaggctgtgtgactttggtaaCCAAGCACCAAACCAGAGTGGACCAAATCTCAATACTAGATAGAAAATCGACTCAATTTGAAAGACACCCGAGAAACTGAGGCCTATGACACCTCCATCTCTAAGGGAATCAGTCACTAAGCCTGTGAATTtatacccaaaggaaatgaaagaagggCACCCTCAGAAAAATTCTCCCAAAGGACAGAAATCAGAGTGGCCATCTTGGCCCCACAAGCAGGTCAcatctccaggaagccttctgctGCGGGGAGGACACAATGCACTTTGGGAGGTGAACTCTGTGTGTGATCTCCCCTTTTTCAAATGGAAGTTTCGAGTTATCCTGGTACCTTTCTTCCACTGGGTAGTGAATGGGGACTAAACTGAACCACACAGAACTTGTGCAGGTCCTAGATCTGAAGACAGGCACAGTAACAGGACTCTGGGGGAAGGGCTCCACATTTTGATATATGATCCAACAGCATTACCTTAATGGTTACCTTAGCAAGTTCCAGCACACATGCTTGCTGAAACAAACAAGAAGCCAGATGGGAGGATTTAAACAGGGCAGGTAGTCTCCACCTACACACTCCCTTGACCTGGGCAGAGCAGCAGCACAGAGGAAAATCTCctgctggtttgtttgtttgctcttaGTCTTGCTGAATGGAGAGCTACCCAGTTTATAAAGGGATCTTCAAACTACATGCCCCCTACCAGTAAAGCAACCAATACATCTGGTACTTAACAGAAGGTCCAGCCATTTGGTCTTGAGGAGGAGTAAATGCTGACCAGGAGCCATGCAGCATCTTCCTCAGCTGTCATTATCAAGGGTGGCTTTTACTGGAAAGGAAGTATGTGCTAACTTTAGGACCTCAGCCCCAACTATGATGACATGACTCTCTATGGAAGAGTTGCACCATTAAGCGGTTCAGaaaatagacacatgaaaataaCAGGAATAGCTGTCAGGCAGCCAAGCAGTGGGCTGAGGGGAACATACATGGTTTCTGTCTACCTTGCTATTTCTGGCTCCTAATTTTTTCATCCGGGGAACTTCTTCACAGTTCTTAGTTTAGGTGGTTTCTTTGTCTCCAAGCTTGAGAacaaaatgtctgacactgttcaGCATCTTAGGCTGGCCCTTCCCATTAAAGTTGCAGAGGTGGGTGCCTCAATCTGGGCCCACCCATCAGCATGGTCCAGTCGGCTGGCTAACCTGACTGGTTGACGGATGGGCCCATGACCAAAGCAGGATGAATCAGTCAATAATGGGATTTCTGTTGGATAGTACTGGGTTCTTTTCACTGCGAGTTATTAGGCTAGTAGGACATGAGCCTGGAGCTCTCTAGGAGATGAGCCaacagagaagaaagcagagtTAAGAGCTGAAGGGAGACTGAGTCCTTTCAAAGGGGTTGCTAGATGTCACCAGTCCCCAAAACAGAGCTACTCTGGACTTTCATTTGTGTGAGCTGACAATGTCCCTTTTTGGTAAATGACAATGGTTAGATTACTATCACTTGCAACAAAGAGTCCTAGATACAGCCTTTTGGTATTAActatagtcccttggactgcagggagatccaaccaatccattctgaaggagatcagccctgggatttctctggaaggaatgatgctaaagctgaaactccagtactttggccacctcatgtgaagagttgactcattggaaaagactctgatgctgggagggattgggggcaggaggagaaggggatgacagaggatgagatggctggatggcatcactgactcaatggacctgagtctgagtgaactccttggtgatggacagagaggcctggcgtgctgcgattcacggggtcgcaaagagtcggacacgactgagcgactgaactgaactgaactgacactcaACATCTGAGTGCTTACAACATATCATATAACAGGTTAATCGCTTTCCATTTGACTATGTATCTTATTTTTACAACAACCCCATAAAGTGGTTAATATAATTTCCTACTTTACAGGAGAAAGTGGAGATTTAGATCTCTTAAATAACTTTTCCAATATCCCCACAGCCAGTAAATATGTACTCTAAAGTCTGTGTCTGTAACCATTCCATAAAATGATAGTGAAAGATtggcat
It encodes the following:
- the E2F3 gene encoding transcription factor E2F3 isoform X3, which produces MPAPHCIGARRDSAISTGSCSAHLTFLQEAKRRLELGESGQQYLSDGLKTPKGKGRAALRSPDSPKKKTRYDTSLGLLTKKFIQLLSQSPDGVLDLNKAAEVLKVQKRRIYDITNVLEGIHLIKKKSKNNVQWMGCSLSEDGGMLAQCQGLSKEVTELSQEEKKLDELIQSCTLDLKLLTEDSENQRLAYVTYQDIRKISGLKDQTVIVVKAPPETRLEVPDPIESLQIHLASTQGPIEVYLCPEETETHSPMKTNNQDHNGNIPKPTSKDLASTNSGHSDCSISMANLSPLASPANLLQQTEDQIPSNLEGPFVNLLPPLLQEDYLLSLGEEEGISDLFDAYDLEKLPLVEDFMCS